The stretch of DNA CGCCGCCGTAGTCGACAGCTGAACGCTGCGCTTCAGCATCGGTTGCTCCGGGATAGAGCTTGAGGAATTCCTCGGTCTTGTCGGGGAAGCGATCCGCGGCTGTTGTCTTCCACTTCTCGGCGGTCATTCCATTACCGAGGAAGAAGCCTTCATCGCGATTGAAGCCAGCAAGCAAGGGTACGTGGGCCTGTTTGCCTGCGTTGTAGGTATCCAGCGGCGACTCGGTGAGGAACTTGCCATCGATCACGGGGCCGAAGCGAACTATGCCCTTTTTCCCGGCTTCGTCGAGGACTTTGTCGGTGGGCAAGGCGCGCAATTCAGCGAGGGACTTGACACCGATCTCTTTGACCCAGTCTGCGTCTTTCGGGCCGACTATTGAAAGAGGCTGGATGGACAGCGTACCGGTGGCCAGTGCGCCGCCGCTTTCGCCGATGGCTCGTTGAAAGAGGCCTTGCGCGGAGGGCGCGGCCATCAGCGTGCTGACGGCGAAAGAGCCTGCGCTCTCGCCGAAGATGGTGACGTTGTTGGGATCGCCGCCGAATTCGCCGATGTTTTTCTTCACCCATTGGAGAGCGGCGACCATGTCCATGAGGCCGTAGTTGCCACTTGAACCGCCTTGTTCGGCGGCCAGCTCGGGCAGAGCGAGGAAGCCGAAGACGCCGAGGCGGTAGTTGATGGTGACGAGCACTACGCCCTTGGCGGGCAGGAAATCACCATTGTGGCGTGGCTCGGAGGAGCCTCCGCCGGAGTAGCCGCCGCCGTGAATCCAGAACATGACGGGGAGCTTGGTTTTGGATTTTTCATTCGCAGGCGCATAGACGTTGAGGTTGAGGCAGTCTTCTGAGCCGCGGTCATCGGGAGTGGCGCTGTCCTGAAAGATCATGTCGTCGAAGACGTGATTCTGCGCGCAGTGATGGCCGTACTTGGTTGCGTCTAGTTCGCCGCTCCATTTGGCCG from Acidicapsa acidisoli encodes:
- a CDS encoding carboxylesterase/lipase family protein produces the protein MFAGRLMYKAAPLAIAALALGTMAMADSLVVKTDNGKVHGKLINNGLVRAYQGIPYAAPPVGDLRWKAPQPAAKWSGELDATKYGHHCAQNHVFDDMIFQDSATPDDRGSEDCLNLNVYAPANEKSKTKLPVMFWIHGGGYSGGGSSEPRHNGDFLPAKGVVLVTINYRLGVFGFLALPELAAEQGGSSGNYGLMDMVAALQWVKKNIGEFGGDPNNVTIFGESAGSFAVSTLMAAPSAQGLFQRAIGESGGALATGTLSIQPLSIVGPKDADWVKEIGVKSLAELRALPTDKVLDEAGKKGIVRFGPVIDGKFLTESPLDTYNAGKQAHVPLLAGFNRDEGFFLGNGMTAEKWKTTAADRFPDKTEEFLKLYPGATDAEAQRSAVDYGGDSFIAYGTWKWIEIDRKTGNPDIYRYKLDLAAPPSKFHPGSFAFHSDDIEYIFGTLDTRPGAVWRDEDRKLSDQMMTYWTNFARSGDPNGPGVPTWPKYGEGDPVLHLDAPITSRPDENRARYDFLMAQEKK